The DNA sequence TCGCGGCCGCGACGGCGGACACGGTGGGCTACATCATCGGCGCGTACGGCTACGGCGATGCGCCGGGTGACCAGGGCAAGTTCACGCTGACCCTCCGCCGGGGGCCAGACGGGCGGTGGCTCATCTTCTCGGACATGGATAACTCGAGCCGGCCGGCGCGCCAGGGTGGCGCCGCGCCGCCGTCCTGACGAATCGATGCCACTGCCAGGAGGCGCGCACCCGATGCTACGGCATGCGATTCTGTTCACTCAGCAACAAGCTGGACCATTAACCTTAACGAGGATGTTCATGCGCCTCCCGCCTGTAGTTCTACTGATTGGGCTCACCGCATGCGCGTCGAGCGGAGCTTCATCGCACGAGGATGCTCCGGTCGTCGCCTGCCAGGTGCCAGTTGCTTCCTCGCCGCAGACCTGGCGTCAAATCACGGCGGAGGGTTTTACCTTCTGCGTGCCCTCCACCTGGCGTCAGAGTGGCGCGAACACCTTCAGGGGGGAGGGGGGCTGGATTCGCTGGGGAGTGGGACAGTACCGGCCAACCGCCATTGCCACCACGACGGTGAATGTTCCGGCGGGTCAGCTGCCACTTTCCGCGGGCCGCCAGAATCGCTTCTCTGAATCGATTGGGGGCAGCATCGCAGAACTATGGGACAACGAGCTGGAGGGCACGCTGTACACCGGTGCCCAGTGGACGCGTCCTTCGGTCTATCTGCTCGGCCAATCGACGAGCCAGGCTGTGCGCTTGCAACAGCTCCAGGTTTACCGCACCGTGCGCTTTACCATGAAATAGGTTTTTCCGGGCGCCGCACGCAGGCACATATCCATCCACGATATCGGTCGGGTCAGATTCAGCCGCACCGGGCTGCGCTCGCGTCAGTGAATGAGCAGTAGCCACTCCTGGCATCCACGTTTAGCGAGTTGAAGCTCACCGGCGAAGCTTAGGACAGTGCGGAACCACAGACTCATACCAAGATGCTTGCGCAATTCATTTATGGACACTATATAGGTTGATGCGTGCCGCCAACACTTTATCAAGGATCGAATCATGTCGAACGGAAACACGCCCCCTCCCGGTTCCTACCAGCAGACCAGCCAGAACGTCGTGTTCACCCCCGACGGGGGTGGAGGTGGAACGCTGACCGCGCTCTGCCAGAAGATCGACGGTAGCTGGGTACAAAGCACGCTGAAGTACGACGTTGCCAACTGCAACGGGGTGCTCACCTACGGCGGGTGCTGACATCCCACGACTCTGCAGCACCACATGTCCTTCGGCCCGCGGGGATCGGCACGCCCCCGCGGGCTCATTGGTATTCGCCATTCCTGCCGCACGGGCAGCGGCCCAAGGGTGAGAGAAAGCGCACGGCCCCGCAGCGATCTCGCCACGGGGGCAGATCGCGTGGAGCGACGATTCGCGCCAGATCGTTCCTCACCGAACGATCACTGATGCGCGTGCGCCTCTGGCGATTGTTCCTGCGCCTCGATTTCTCTCAATAGCGCCTGGCAAGCGGCGATGATCCGGGCGTCCTCTTCTGGCGACGACGACGACTTGATTTCAGGGTGCCCTTGGGCGACGCGTTCGGCGTGTCGCTTCATCATGTGGGCAGACATCTTGTGAGGATCATTGTCGAACTCCTCCCACATCTGGCGGCGAATCTCCCAGATCTCCTCAATGGTGGCGTCAATCTCTTCAGTCCACTCGAAGCCGCAGTCCGGGTCGATCATCGTTCCCTCCAGAGCAGGTCACGCGAAGTTACAAGTTCAACCCGGGCGATCGGTGACGTGCACGCGTAGTCCGCGAGCGGCGCAGCCCTTTTCCTGGTGTTGATATCCGCGCCCTGGGAAACCGCGGACCGTAGATCACGCGCCTTCCGGATTGCCGCTCCAGCGCCATGTAGTGGTGGCCCATCTTGAGCGGATCATGATCGAACCGCTCCCATATCTTCCGGCGGACCTCCCAGATCTCTTCGATGATCGCGTCTATCTCGTCGTCCCATTCAAGGATGGCGTCGAAATCTTCGGCGTCGAAAGCATCGCTCATGGTTCCCTCCGGAGGAGAGCCTGTGGAGTCACGAGCCGGGGTACGTAGAGCCCCAGGGACAGATTGATCCGTTCCACGCGCCCAGCCTTGCTGGGGTTTGCCAGGTGCTTGCAGTTCCACGTGAGAATGAAATCACAGTCGTGGCACGACGCAAGCGCGAGGTGATAGGCATCATACGGCGGATACGCGGGCATCAGCTTCTGATCAACGTATATCTGCGCCGCCTCGAGCATACGGGCCGTCGATCCGAGCAGCCGAAGCGATTGGATCAATCTCAATCGTTCTCGTGCCAGGTCCATACTCCCGGCTGCGAGCTCCTCGACCACGTACTCGCTGGTGACGAGTTCGTACCGTTCCGCGGCGCCTGCCCACCACAGGCGCGTCCAGCGGCGCCTGACCAGCACCGCTGGCGAGGTGCGCGGATCGTGGTAGAAGCTGGGGACGGTCGTTTCGACGTAGACGCGGGGCTTCGGCATGCGGCGAAGGTAACAGCGTCCACATTGGATGCGTAACCCTGCGCTGCAAAGCGGCCACAGGCGTAGCGGAGTGTCCACCTGTGACGGGAATGGAGCATGTCACGGCCTCGTCCCGCCGCCTTTCCCCGATGTGCAGGGTACGCCCGTTGCGTTGGAAAAATCCTGTCACGGCGCGGCCGGACGGGGATCATCCCGCCCGGGAGCCGCAACCTGTTCCAGGAAAGAGACATGGCATCTCCGGCGATTGCGCGGGCGCGCTACCAGGGGCTGGCGGCGGCGCGCAGGTGGGAGCACGAGCCGGCGCGGCCGAAGGAAAAGTTCACGCTGTCCGTGGGCGACCGCGTGGGCGAGCTGACGGTGATCGGCCACGTGGCGTGCGGGCGCATGACCGAGCTGTACCAGGTGTGGAGCAACCGCCACTGGTGCGCGCTCACGGGAAAGATCCTGCTCCCCGAGCACTGCGTGAACGGCGTGGCGCCCGTGTCGTTCCGCCGCGAGGCCGAGGTGCTCGACAAGCTCAAGCACCCCAACATCGTGCGGCTGTTCGGCAGCGGCGAGGCAGACGGGCGGGCGTTCATCCTGCTGGAGTACCTGGCCGGGCCCTCGCTGTTCGACGTGCTGGAGGGGCTCACGCAGCGCCGCCTGCAGGTGCCCGACGCCATCCGCGCCATCATGCACGTGGGCGCCGCCATCCACTACCTTCACCGCTGCGGCTACCTGTACCGCGACCTGAAGCCCGGCAACGTGCACCTGCGCGAGGGCGTGCCGGTGCTGCTGGACTTCGACGTGGTGCGCGAGATCGAGCCCATCCGCCGCCCCGCCGACCGTTTGGGGACTGCGCCGTACATGGCGCCCGAGCAGGTGCTGAAGCAGCCGCTGACCGCCGCGACCGACGTGTACGGCCTGGGGGCGCTGCTGTACGAGTGCGTCACCGGCAAGTGGCCGACCGAGGAGCCCGAGGACGAGGACGACGAGGCGTTCTGGGACGAGCTGGACGAGGACGAGGAGACTGACGAGCGGCCGGTGGCGCGGGCCCGTCCCCCCACCGAGGGCCGCGACCTGACCACGAAGGAGCTGGAGCAGCGCTATCCGCAGATCACGCAGGCGCCCGTGCCGCCGCGCGCCCACAACTCCGGCGTGCCGCGCGACCTGGAAAAGCTGATCCTGCGCTGCCTGGCCGCCGACCCCGCCGACCGCTTTCAGACCGTCTCGGGAATGCTGGCCGCCCTCGCCCCCATGCTCAAGGGCCGCCACCGCATGTGGCCGGAGAACGCGCCCATCGAGCGCCGGGCGGATACGGCAACCCGGTAACGAAGGTAACTACGGCAACCAACGTAACTACGGTCACGACCGAACCGTAGTTACCGTTCTGACCGTTGTGACCGCAGTTACTTCAGTCTACGGTCGTCCGGAATCAGCGACTTGTGGATGCCCACTGCCGCCCGCGCGCCCTCGGCCGCGGCGCGCAGCGCCAGGCGTGAGCCGGGGATGATGTCGCCCGCCGCGTACACACCGGGCACCGTGGTCTGGTGCTCCTTGTCTACCTCCAGGATCCCGTCCAGGTCCGCCTCGCACCCCAGGTCCGCGGGAAAGCTGGAGCCGGGGCCTGACGCAATGTGAAAGAACAGCGCGTCGAATTCCTCCGTCTCCCCACCGTGGTAAACGACGCGCTGGATCTGCCCGCCCTCGCCCTCCAGCCGCTCGATCACGGCCTCCCGCACCGGGATGTTCCACCGCTCCAGCGCCGTTTTCGCGGGTTCCTCCATGTCGGGCGGGTGGCCGTGCGTGAGGATGGTCAGGTTCTCCGTCCACGTCAGCATGTACATGCAATACGCGGCGATGGAGCGGCCCCAGCCGATCACCCCCACCTTTTTGTCGGCGATGCCCGGGCCGTCGCAGTCCGGGCAGTGCCAGATGCTGGTGCCGTAGAAGTCGTGGAAGTTCGGGATTTCGGGGAGGATGTCGCGCAGCCCCGTCGCGATCAAAATGCGCCGCGCGCCGAAGGTGCGGCCGTCCTCCACCGTGACCGTGAAGTCGTCCTGCGTGCCCGTGATCTCCGTGACCACGGCGGGCTCGTACTCGGCGCCGGCGTCGATGGCCTGCAGGCGCGCGACCTTCCTCAACTCGGCCGGGGGCGGGTCCTTGATGCCCAGGTACCCGTGGACAGCCCAGGTCTCGGCGTTGCGCGGGTCTTCGGCGTCGAAGACGCGCACTTTGCGGCGATAGCGCGCCAGCCACAGCCCCGCCGCCAGCCCCGCTGGCCCCCCGCCGACCACGATCACGTCGTACATCCCGCCGTACGGCATCCGGTATCCCTCCGCGCGTTTTCACCCAGGCAAGCGAGGGACGGCGGGGGTGCAATCGGCGGGCCGGGTGCGCGCCAACGCACCGGCGGTTGCCGTGGGGGCGGTGGCGTGTATACTGCATTTTCCCGAACGATCCACCGATTCCGCCGCCGCCGGGCCGACCTTCGTCCGCCCGTGCCTGACCGCTGTCTGGAGGCTGCCGTGCTCCGTTGCATCCGAACCGTCCCCCTCGCGGCGTTCGCGCTGGCCGCGTCCGCATCTGCCCTGAACGCGCAGGCCTCGACCGGCGGGAGCGGCCCCGGCGCCGAGAACCCGCGCATCCACGAGATCGTCCGCCAGGTGTCGCCCGCGCGCCTGGAGGCCGACGTGCGGCGGCTGGCCGCATTCGGCACGCGGCACACGACGTCGGACACGGTTTCGGCCACGCGCGGCATTGGGGCGGCGCGCCGGTGGATCTTCGCCGAGTTCCAGCGCATCTCGCGCGAGTGCGGCGGGTGCCTGGACGTGCAGTACGTCAGCGAGGTGATTCCGGGCGGGCAGAACCAGCGCATTCCCCGCGACACGCGCGTGGTGAACGTCGTCGCCATCCAGCGCGGGCAGACGGACCCCGACCGCCACGTGCTGATCCTGGGGCACTACGACTCGCGGGTGACGGACGTGATGAACGACACCTCTGACGCGCCGGGCGCCAACGACGACGCGTCGGGAACGGCGGCGGTGATCGAGGCCGCGCGCGTGCTGAGCAAGCACCGCTTCGACGGCACCCTGGTGTACGCCGCGCTGGCGGGCGAGGAGCAGGGACTGAACGGAGCCCAGATCCTCACCCGCCACGCGCAGGCGAACAACTGGCGCATCGCCGGCGTGCTGAACAACGACATCATCGGCAACTCGCGGGGCATCAACGGCGCGGCCGACAACACCGTCGTGCGCATCCTGTCGCCCGGCATTCCGCCCGAGGCGCCGGCCGCCGTGCTGCGCCAGTACCTGTACAGCGGCGGCGAGCTCGATGTCCCCACCCGCCAGCTGGCGCGCTACGTGGACCGCATCGCCGACCGCTACGTGCCCAACCTCGACGCGCAGATCATCTACCGCCTGGACCGCTTCGGCCGTGGCGGCGACCACACGCCGTTCTTTTTGGCCGGCTTTCCTGCCGTGCGGCTGACGGAGCTGTACGAGGACTACACGCGCCAGCACCAGGACCTGCGTGTGGAGAACGGCATCGAGTACGGCGACGTTCCCGACGCGATGGACTTCGTCTACAACGCCAAGGTCACGGCGCTGAACACCGCCTCCATGGCGTCGCTGGCCTGGGCGCCCGCCGCGCCGGACTCGGTGACCATCCGCGGGGCCGTGACGCCGCACACGGTGCTGCGCTGGAAGGCGGTGGACGCGCCGGACCTGGCGGGCTACCGCGTGTACTGGCGCCTGCCGACGGACGCCAACTGGACGCACTCGCGCTGGGTGGGCAATGTGGCCGAGGCCACGCTGGAGAACATCGTCATCGACAACTGGTTCTTCGCGGTCGCCGCCGTGGACCGCGACGGCAACGAGAGCCTCACCGTCTTCCCGGTGCCAGGCAGGTAGGCGCGTTGCCGGAAACACGAAGCCGCCGGGGAGCTTCCCCTGGCGGCTCGTCGTCATCGCGCTCGGGCCTGCCGACGAACGCTACTCCCATCGCAGCTCGGCACGCCGACCGCCGATGACACCTGTTGCGTTCACGGCCTGCGGTGTGGTAGGCGGAAACCGTTGCGCGAGAGAGCAGCTAGGGTCCCTCGCGCCTTAGAATCCGTTACCAAGCCTCGCTCATGGAGATCTCTCAGCACGGCACGCCCACCCTCGTCCATGTGCAACAGCCCGCTGATTGCCCACTCGGCGGCATTCGGAAAATCCTCTCGCAAGCCGTTCTGAGTCGCGACCACACGCATCAAACCGAGCGCTGAGCTCGCTTCGGCCAGGACGGGGAAGCTATAAGATATGAGTCTTTGCCTG is a window from the Longimicrobium sp. genome containing:
- a CDS encoding NAD(P)/FAD-dependent oxidoreductase — its product is MPYGGMYDVIVVGGGPAGLAAGLWLARYRRKVRVFDAEDPRNAETWAVHGYLGIKDPPPAELRKVARLQAIDAGAEYEPAVVTEITGTQDDFTVTVEDGRTFGARRILIATGLRDILPEIPNFHDFYGTSIWHCPDCDGPGIADKKVGVIGWGRSIAAYCMYMLTWTENLTILTHGHPPDMEEPAKTALERWNIPVREAVIERLEGEGGQIQRVVYHGGETEEFDALFFHIASGPGSSFPADLGCEADLDGILEVDKEHQTTVPGVYAAGDIIPGSRLALRAAAEGARAAVGIHKSLIPDDRRLK
- a CDS encoding type II toxin-antitoxin system VapC family toxin; amino-acid sequence: MPKPRVYVETTVPSFYHDPRTSPAVLVRRRWTRLWWAGAAERYELVTSEYVVEELAAGSMDLARERLRLIQSLRLLGSTARMLEAAQIYVDQKLMPAYPPYDAYHLALASCHDCDFILTWNCKHLANPSKAGRVERINLSLGLYVPRLVTPQALLRREP
- a CDS encoding M28 family peptidase, whose protein sequence is MLRCIRTVPLAAFALAASASALNAQASTGGSGPGAENPRIHEIVRQVSPARLEADVRRLAAFGTRHTTSDTVSATRGIGAARRWIFAEFQRISRECGGCLDVQYVSEVIPGGQNQRIPRDTRVVNVVAIQRGQTDPDRHVLILGHYDSRVTDVMNDTSDAPGANDDASGTAAVIEAARVLSKHRFDGTLVYAALAGEEQGLNGAQILTRHAQANNWRIAGVLNNDIIGNSRGINGAADNTVVRILSPGIPPEAPAAVLRQYLYSGGELDVPTRQLARYVDRIADRYVPNLDAQIIYRLDRFGRGGDHTPFFLAGFPAVRLTELYEDYTRQHQDLRVENGIEYGDVPDAMDFVYNAKVTALNTASMASLAWAPAAPDSVTIRGAVTPHTVLRWKAVDAPDLAGYRVYWRLPTDANWTHSRWVGNVAEATLENIVIDNWFFAVAAVDRDGNESLTVFPVPGR
- a CDS encoding serine/threonine-protein kinase, with the protein product MASPAIARARYQGLAAARRWEHEPARPKEKFTLSVGDRVGELTVIGHVACGRMTELYQVWSNRHWCALTGKILLPEHCVNGVAPVSFRREAEVLDKLKHPNIVRLFGSGEADGRAFILLEYLAGPSLFDVLEGLTQRRLQVPDAIRAIMHVGAAIHYLHRCGYLYRDLKPGNVHLREGVPVLLDFDVVREIEPIRRPADRLGTAPYMAPEQVLKQPLTAATDVYGLGALLYECVTGKWPTEEPEDEDDEAFWDELDEDEETDERPVARARPPTEGRDLTTKELEQRYPQITQAPVPPRAHNSGVPRDLEKLILRCLAADPADRFQTVSGMLAALAPMLKGRHRMWPENAPIERRADTATR